Proteins encoded together in one Vitis vinifera cultivar Pinot Noir 40024 chromosome 4, ASM3070453v1 window:
- the LOC100263284 gene encoding F-box protein At4g35930, with amino-acid sequence MGKVSPKERGMKTPKQKRRQRNSSNKYLRPGALAQLRYSKAATKSCTDLVKKQVAVLDSKKADSDIALGGEAIDESLPIASPEKFGFSPVIGQLKQSSLMGTPRTPRVDECESESKLESLPMDLLVKILCHLHHDQLRAVFHVSQRIRKAVLLARQFHFNYTTPDRSRQEMLRTMTPLPTEHWPFVSKGDGKGVFLASPHTPKAPRHGPRPPSRLKVTEMRQIAAVLFQESALPSRCMVPSILPKPLCKSLASNRVLFYEDELCQAVAQNKLL; translated from the exons ATGGGGAAAGTATCTCCAAAGGAGAGGGGAATGAAGACTCCGAAGCAGAAAAGGCGACAGAGGAATTCAAGCAACAAGTACCTCAGGCCGGGAGCTCTCGCCCAGCTACGGTATAGTAAGGCTGCGACAAAGTCATGTACCGACCTTGTAAAGAAACAAGTGGCGGTGTTGGATTCCAAGAAGGCAGATAGTGATATTGCACTGGGAGGTGAGGCTATTGATGAAAGCCTTCCGATTGCATCTCCTGAGAAGTTTGGATTTTCACCTGTGATCGGGCAGCTTAAACAGAGTAGTTTGATGGGAACGCCAAGGACTCCTAGGGTTGATGAGTGTGAATCCGAGTCAAAGCTGGAGTCTCTTCCTATGGATTTATTG GTTAAAATACTATGTCACCTGCACCATGACCAATTGAGGGCTGTTTTTCATGTCTCACAGAGGATTAGGAAGGCA GTTTTGCTTGCTAGGCAATTCCACTTCAATTACACAACCCCTGACCGCTCACGACAGGAGATGTTGAGGACAATGACTCCACTCCCAACAGAGCACTGGCCTTTTGTAAG CAAGGGAGATGGAAAGGGTGTCTTTCTGGCTAGTCCACATACCCCAAAAGCACCAAGGCATGGTCCCCGGCCACCTTCTCGCTTGAAAGTTACTGAGATGCGGCAGATTGCTGCTGTTCTCTTCCAGGAGTCAGCATTACCTTCAAGATGCATGGTTCCATCAATTTTACCAAAGCCCCTCTGCAAGTCCTTGGCATCTAATCGAGTTCTATTCTATGAGGACGAGTTATGTCAGGCTGTTGCTCAGAATAAGCTTCTCTAA